In Bacteroidota bacterium, the sequence ATAGTTAAATCTTCGTTTTCCGGAAGTTGAGGATAAATATGATGTTGAGGTTTTATAATATATTTCCCTTTAATATCAACTACATCAAACTTTTGTTCCTTGATATTCAGAACAGCACTTATTTTTGGTTGAACTCCCTGAATAGACATTCTCCCCGAACGCCTTGCAGCCTCAAGTCTTTGCTCATCAGCAGAGTATTCAAGGTCATTGAGATCCAATAATTTTGTAGAAAGAGTCTTTAAACCTTCCCGGGAATATTTTCCCTCACATTTGGCATAACTGATAGGGCATCTGTTCATATGACCTCCTCCACAGTTATTGCTCCGACAAGATCTCCTCCAACTGCAATTAATTGGCTGAAATAATCATCCTTATCTATTTTTCTGAATTTTAATAATCCGTCAAGTTGTATCCCCTCAGGCAAAAGGCCATCAAAAAAAGGAGGGAATGATCCAAAGGTAAATTCAGATATATCTACCGGCATTGTTAATGATATAGGCTTGCTGGAATAACCTTGCAGATATGAAAACCTATATTCACGGTTTTTGTCGAACTCAACCAAGTGACCAGCATGAACACCGTTAATTTTAACTTTTGCTGTTCTCATCTTCGGATAAATAATTAGCCATTAGAGGACTGTTATATGAAAATTGGATGTTTAGAACTTTCATTACACGTAGGATTGATTTGAACTGTACTGTTTCTTTTCCTTTTTCAATATCAAAAACCACGGTCTTACCAACTCCTGCAAGATCTGCCAAGGCCTTTTGACTTAGTCCTGCTTTTTTCCTGTGATACCTAATAATATTAGACAGATCATTCATAAAATCCAATATATTACTGTTTAGACAGTAAATTTACAATGTCTTGACTTAACAAACAAATATATTTTGAATAAATCACTATATATTACTGCTATAACGGCAATTAATGGTTTTTTTCAGATAATTATATGTTAATAGATATAGAAAGGCACAACATTACTGCCCTGGCAGCAATATCTGATATTTTAAACTCATTGTTTACTCAGTAGTGGAAAGCTCCACAATTCTAGAACGAAATCAGATTCAAATAATATTCAATTATAATTCAAATAAATTTCTAGGAAAAAGTAGATCAAAGTGCTTGTTAAAATTGAATTTTAACAATTAAAATATCAATAATTATGCACTAAATAAAATCATAACTATCAATATTTCATAAGTTATTCTTTTCTTATCTATTGAGAAGTAAGCCTCTTATATTCAGCATATTGACATCAAAACAGCACCTGAACGATTTTTAAATGTAATTAAAGTACTACACCTTCATTAAATCCAGGCATTTGCACCAATAGTAAAATGCAGGTTTGTTCGACTTCTTCAATTTGTTCAGATAGTTGTATTCTATGCGGTCAATCTGCATAGAATCAATATCTATTTCATTATTGTACAAATCCATGTGAGAAAAATCTCTATGCTTCAGTTTCATTGCAAACCAGGCTGCTTTGGCCGAAGCCTCAATGGCTTCATCAATCCGGAAATTTCGGTCAATGATAAAGCTTGTTATTTTTGA encodes:
- a CDS encoding toxin HipA, with translation MRTAKVKINGVHAGHLVEFDKNREYRFSYLQGYSSKPISLTMPVDISEFTFGSFPPFFDGLLPEGIQLDGLLKFRKIDKDDYFSQLIAVGGDLVGAITVEEVI
- a CDS encoding helix-turn-helix transcriptional regulator, which encodes MNDLSNIIRYHRKKAGLSQKALADLAGVGKTVVFDIEKGKETVQFKSILRVMKVLNIQFSYNSPLMANYLSEDENSKS